One Rhodothermales bacterium genomic window carries:
- a CDS encoding M55 family metallopeptidase encodes MKRSSFVFLAVALAVAASVPGASAQDGLKIYISADMEGVAGAVTGEQLGPSGFEYQRFRQFMTDEVNAAIEAAFAAGATEILVSDSHGNGQNLLIDQLPENVRVIRSWPRPLGMMAGIDASFDGVIYIGYHTSTTNTEGVRAHTMSSARLTAVKLNGVPVSEAAFNAAIAGHFGVPVIMVSGDDAIIEETRQIVGDVEGAIVKRALGFHSAETMTPVAANHVIRDGVTAAVRRIDDFRPYQLKGPVELEVSMKNYRPVELLGYLPNVDRVDSHTIRFVAKDMTEASGFMTFILSYNADLAP; translated from the coding sequence ATGAAACGATCATCCTTCGTGTTTCTCGCTGTTGCTCTCGCTGTGGCTGCTTCCGTCCCTGGTGCCTCCGCTCAGGACGGCCTCAAGATCTACATCTCGGCAGATATGGAGGGTGTGGCAGGAGCCGTGACGGGCGAACAACTCGGTCCCTCAGGCTTCGAGTATCAGCGCTTTCGGCAGTTCATGACCGATGAAGTCAACGCGGCCATCGAGGCGGCTTTCGCGGCGGGCGCAACCGAAATCCTAGTGAGCGACTCCCACGGCAACGGACAGAACCTCCTCATCGATCAACTGCCCGAGAACGTCAGAGTGATTCGATCGTGGCCGCGGCCGCTGGGCATGATGGCTGGAATCGACGCGTCGTTCGACGGCGTTATCTACATCGGCTATCATACGAGTACGACCAATACAGAGGGCGTGCGCGCGCACACCATGTCCAGCGCCCGTCTGACGGCAGTCAAACTGAACGGCGTGCCCGTTTCCGAGGCGGCGTTCAACGCAGCCATCGCCGGACACTTCGGCGTTCCAGTCATCATGGTCTCCGGTGACGACGCCATAATCGAGGAGACCCGACAGATCGTGGGCGACGTGGAGGGTGCGATCGTCAAGCGAGCCCTCGGCTTCCACTCGGCCGAGACGATGACCCCGGTCGCGGCCAACCACGTCATTCGTGACGGGGTAACAGCGGCAGTCAGGCGCATCGATGACTTCCGGCCGTACCAATTGAAAGGCCCCGTCGAACTCGAGGTAAGCATGAAGAACTATCGGCCTGTTGAACTGCTTGGCTATCTGCCGAATGTGGATCGCGTGGACTCACACACCATTCGCTTCGTGGCAAAGGACATGACGGAAGCGTCCGGTTTCATGACGTTCATTCTCAGCTACAACGCCGACCTCGCGCCCTGA
- a CDS encoding ATP-binding protein, with product MTEITKAEQDIKTPDPDGVAIIDEDLLDRYTAHYPEWAKEFARKYFTKTFTQFILYGNVRDLVPTEDKDGKTIYEPLRRFLMNDLFAARDYVIFFDRSSGIHFADKASQADFNRALSGYDTIFGTDFAKKLPKDPVRVLSVLENYFRLRLADGKRVACVIDYAETIVPMAEASMYSSEDRNALVFLQKWSHDPTFLRSDFTVCLVTENLRDLNQQLVQSPYTAEIQIVMPNESERLKYVRSYLADKEKIWQDRSEVTVEALAQNTAGLNHVQLRTILADVLENRTELTYDTLSELKKAFIEAEAYGLLEFIETDFTLEMVAGHEHAIKHLRQAASALKEGRRDVMPMGYLVSGPVGTGKTFTITCFAGEIGIPMVKLKNFRSQWQGVTEGNLEKILHLLEAMTPVAVMIDEADAQLGQRDVQGDSGVSKRVFGQIASFMSDTKHRGNIIFFLVTARPDLMPIDLKRQGRAEEHIALFYPSSREEREELLTVMMKRTNVSLPMEEVADSLLNGEVTLSGADMEALMTRAKFRAAPKGTVTGQILKETVEDFIPPTYPLEVELQTLSAVLECTSRALLPEKYRNMNRESIVRRVEELNRLIR from the coding sequence ATGACGGAGATCACGAAGGCGGAACAAGACATCAAGACGCCCGACCCGGACGGGGTCGCGATCATCGACGAGGACCTGCTCGACCGCTATACCGCCCACTATCCCGAGTGGGCGAAAGAATTTGCGCGCAAGTACTTCACGAAGACGTTCACGCAGTTCATCCTGTACGGCAACGTTCGTGATCTCGTGCCGACGGAGGACAAAGATGGCAAGACCATCTACGAGCCGTTGCGACGATTCCTGATGAACGATCTGTTCGCCGCACGCGACTACGTCATCTTCTTCGACCGCTCCTCCGGTATCCACTTTGCCGACAAGGCCTCGCAGGCAGACTTCAATCGCGCGCTGTCGGGATATGACACCATTTTCGGCACCGACTTCGCCAAGAAACTGCCGAAAGATCCGGTGCGCGTGCTGTCCGTCCTGGAGAATTATTTCCGACTGCGCCTGGCCGACGGCAAACGCGTCGCGTGCGTGATCGACTATGCCGAGACCATCGTGCCCATGGCCGAGGCGTCGATGTATTCTTCGGAAGACCGGAATGCTCTCGTCTTTCTACAGAAGTGGTCGCACGATCCCACGTTTCTCCGAAGTGACTTCACGGTATGTCTCGTAACCGAGAACCTCCGCGACCTGAATCAGCAGCTCGTTCAGAGCCCGTACACGGCGGAGATTCAGATCGTCATGCCGAATGAGAGCGAACGTCTCAAGTACGTGCGCTCTTATCTCGCGGATAAGGAGAAGATCTGGCAGGATCGGTCCGAGGTCACGGTGGAGGCCCTGGCGCAGAACACGGCCGGGCTGAACCACGTCCAGCTCCGAACGATACTCGCGGACGTTCTTGAGAATCGGACAGAGCTCACGTACGACACGCTCTCAGAACTCAAGAAAGCGTTCATCGAGGCGGAGGCGTACGGACTGCTTGAATTTATCGAGACCGACTTCACGCTCGAGATGGTAGCGGGTCACGAGCATGCGATCAAGCATCTGCGTCAGGCGGCTTCAGCACTGAAGGAGGGGCGTCGCGACGTCATGCCGATGGGCTATCTCGTGAGCGGACCGGTCGGCACCGGCAAGACCTTCACTATCACGTGCTTCGCGGGTGAGATAGGCATCCCGATGGTGAAATTGAAGAACTTCCGCTCGCAATGGCAGGGCGTCACGGAGGGCAATCTGGAAAAGATTCTTCACCTGCTTGAGGCGATGACGCCGGTCGCCGTCATGATTGACGAGGCGGATGCGCAACTCGGTCAGCGCGACGTTCAGGGTGACTCCGGCGTGTCGAAACGTGTGTTCGGGCAGATCGCTTCGTTTATGAGCGATACGAAACACCGGGGCAATATCATTTTCTTCCTCGTGACGGCCCGGCCTGATCTCATGCCGATCGACCTCAAGCGGCAGGGCCGCGCCGAGGAACACATCGCGTTGTTTTACCCGTCGTCGCGCGAGGAGCGCGAAGAGCTGCTGACCGTCATGATGAAGCGAACAAATGTCTCGCTACCGATGGAGGAGGTTGCGGATTCGTTGCTGAACGGCGAGGTCACTCTGAGCGGAGCAGACATGGAGGCGCTAATGACGCGCGCGAAGTTTCGGGCGGCGCCGAAGGGCACGGTGACCGGCCAGATCCTGAAGGAGACCGTCGAGGATTTCATTCCGCCAACGTATCCGTTGGAAGTCGAGTTGCAGACGCTTTCGGCCGTGTTGGAATGCACAAGCCGCGCTCTGCTGCCGGAGAAATACCGCAACATGAATCGGGAATCCATCGTGCGACGCGTCGAAGAGTTGAATCGCCTTATCCGTTAG
- a CDS encoding EutN/CcmL family microcompartment protein, whose product MFICKVTGTVVATRKPEVFETSKLLIVHPVDLDGECEGDEDMLALDPRYNAGEGDYVLVVREGAAVRQLVGEDDVPTNVVIVGVVDEWSVDTDA is encoded by the coding sequence ATGTTCATCTGCAAAGTCACGGGCACTGTCGTTGCTACGCGCAAGCCCGAGGTCTTTGAGACCTCAAAGCTTCTGATCGTGCACCCCGTCGATCTCGATGGCGAGTGCGAGGGCGACGAGGACATGCTTGCGCTCGACCCTCGTTACAATGCGGGTGAGGGCGACTACGTGCTTGTGGTACGTGAAGGAGCAGCCGTGAGGCAGTTGGTCGGCGAAGACGACGTCCCGACCAACGTCGTGATCGTAGGAGTTGTGGACGAGTGGTCGGTGGATACCGACGCGTAG
- a CDS encoding type III polyketide synthase, translating into MVTVLDSIATGHPPYGRPQSEAAEFISRITSLPDRIRSRVPELYQKSAIEYRYSCIPDYLHDDPARFEFYPPNWDLKPAPTTEQRNTMYRQAVLPMAEQVARDAIHAAGLTADEITHVVAVSCTGFFAPGLDIMLVKKLGLPASTRRALIGFMGCYAAFNGLRVADGFCKSHPGARVLLVCAELCTLHFQVTDSMEDAVINSLFSDGAAAAVLSSCEESDAAGKLVYTDNASLIDDDSEDYMTWDIGNTGFSMGLSPRVPAVIASHVGPFLDGMLSRSDLSREDVDFWGIHPGGRAIVERAQQALELSDDQVADSLDVLRMNGNMSSPTILFVLDRLLRRRAEAVSGHGPKTAVAMAFGPGLTLEGCLLREA; encoded by the coding sequence ATGGTAACCGTCCTTGACTCGATAGCCACGGGGCATCCGCCGTACGGTCGGCCGCAGTCTGAGGCGGCAGAGTTCATCAGCAGGATCACGTCCCTGCCAGATCGCATCCGCAGTCGCGTACCGGAGCTGTACCAGAAGTCAGCAATCGAATACAGATACTCATGCATTCCGGATTATCTGCACGACGATCCTGCCCGATTCGAGTTCTACCCGCCCAACTGGGATCTCAAGCCCGCGCCGACGACCGAACAACGCAATACCATGTACCGCCAGGCGGTCCTTCCGATGGCGGAGCAGGTCGCCCGGGATGCGATCCACGCCGCCGGACTCACGGCCGATGAAATCACGCACGTGGTTGCCGTCAGTTGCACGGGCTTCTTTGCGCCGGGACTGGATATCATGTTGGTCAAGAAGCTCGGACTTCCCGCGTCGACGCGGCGCGCACTTATCGGCTTCATGGGATGCTATGCCGCGTTCAATGGTCTGCGGGTAGCCGACGGTTTCTGCAAGTCGCATCCGGGTGCCCGCGTTCTGCTTGTGTGCGCGGAGCTGTGCACGCTGCACTTCCAGGTAACGGACTCGATGGAGGACGCGGTGATCAACTCGCTGTTCTCGGACGGCGCGGCTGCCGCCGTGCTGTCGTCATGTGAGGAGAGCGATGCGGCGGGCAAACTCGTCTATACCGACAACGCCTCGCTCATCGACGACGACTCGGAGGATTACATGACGTGGGACATCGGAAATACCGGGTTCAGCATGGGTCTTTCGCCGCGGGTGCCGGCTGTGATTGCATCACACGTGGGACCATTCCTCGACGGGATGTTGAGTCGCAGCGATCTCTCCAGGGAGGATGTTGATTTCTGGGGAATTCATCCGGGCGGCAGGGCTATCGTCGAACGGGCGCAGCAGGCGCTGGAACTGAGCGACGACCAGGTGGCGGATAGCCTGGACGTACTCCGAATGAACGGCAACATGAGCTCGCCGACGATCCTGTTCGTGTTGGACCGGTTACTTCGGAGGAGGGCAGAGGCGGTTTCGGGGCATGGCCCGAAGACCGCCGTCGCGATGGCATTCGGACCCGGGTTGACGCTCGAGGGGTGTTTGCTGCGGGAAGCATAG
- the mazG gene encoding nucleoside triphosphate pyrophosphohydrolase: protein MSKIYDSQFEEGSAGIDAYADFVAIVRQLRRDCPWDREQTHDSVKHLLIEEAYETVEAIDAGDWSELKRELGDLLLHVVFHSVIANQNGYFTLEDVIQTETEKLVRRHPHVFGDVDVENVGEVLANWEEIKLSEGERKSVIGGIPAQLPALLRAHRMQEKAAGVGFDFPTPADAWDKVREELEEFERLDRTGSADAERDREFGDLLFSLVNYARLTGLNAENALRHTIGKFADRFQYIESELDARGSSVVDAGLEEMDALWDEAKRAED, encoded by the coding sequence ATGTCGAAAATTTACGATTCTCAGTTCGAAGAAGGTAGCGCCGGGATCGACGCCTATGCCGATTTCGTCGCAATTGTTCGACAGCTCCGGCGGGACTGCCCCTGGGACCGCGAGCAGACGCACGATTCCGTCAAACATCTCCTGATCGAAGAGGCCTACGAGACCGTCGAGGCCATCGACGCAGGCGACTGGTCGGAGTTAAAGCGCGAACTTGGCGATCTGCTGCTTCATGTTGTATTTCATAGTGTTATAGCGAATCAGAATGGCTATTTCACGTTGGAAGATGTGATCCAGACGGAGACGGAAAAACTTGTCCGAAGGCACCCGCATGTGTTTGGCGATGTGGATGTGGAAAACGTGGGCGAGGTCCTCGCCAACTGGGAGGAGATCAAGCTGAGCGAAGGTGAGCGGAAGTCTGTAATCGGAGGCATTCCGGCCCAGCTTCCGGCGCTTCTGCGTGCCCACCGCATGCAGGAGAAGGCGGCCGGCGTAGGGTTTGACTTTCCTACACCTGCCGATGCGTGGGACAAGGTGCGCGAGGAGCTGGAAGAGTTCGAGCGACTGGATCGGACCGGGTCCGCCGACGCCGAGCGTGACAGGGAGTTCGGCGATCTGTTGTTCTCTCTCGTCAACTATGCCCGCCTCACTGGCTTGAACGCGGAGAACGCCCTCCGCCACACAATCGGGAAGTTCGCGGATCGGTTTCAGTACATCGAGTCGGAACTTGATGCACGCGGCAGTTCGGTCGTCGACGCCGGCCTGGAGGAGATGGATGCCCTCTGGGACGAGGCCAAGCGAGCAGAAGACTGA
- a CDS encoding single-stranded DNA-binding protein, producing the protein MARGLNKVMLIGNLGQDPELRYTGSGTAVCNIRLATNESYKDASGQLVDRTEWHTVVAWSRLAEICAEYLKKGSQVYFEGSLQTRSYEDRDGNTKYVTEVKAREMMMLGGRGAENGMGGSGASYQERAQEPAAVSDSSSATFEPDDELPF; encoded by the coding sequence ATGGCACGTGGACTGAACAAGGTTATGCTGATCGGCAATCTCGGCCAGGACCCGGAGTTGCGTTATACGGGCTCGGGGACGGCCGTCTGCAACATCAGGCTGGCGACGAATGAGTCGTACAAGGATGCCAGCGGTCAGCTCGTCGATCGAACGGAATGGCACACGGTGGTGGCATGGAGTCGTCTAGCGGAGATCTGCGCCGAGTACTTGAAGAAGGGCTCGCAGGTCTACTTCGAAGGCTCCCTGCAAACGCGTTCGTACGAGGATCGTGATGGAAACACGAAGTACGTCACCGAGGTGAAGGCCCGTGAGATGATGATGCTTGGTGGGCGTGGCGCCGAGAACGGCATGGGCGGCAGCGGCGCATCGTATCAAGAGCGAGCGCAGGAGCCGGCAGCGGTTTCGGACTCGAGCAGCGCAACGTTCGAGCCGGACGACGAATTGCCGTTCTAA
- a CDS encoding sodium-dependent transporter: MAIAPSDRGLWTSKTGFILAAAGSAIGLGNIWRFPFTAGENGGGAFVLIYLMFVALIGIPVLLAELSIGRQTERNPVGAFKALVPGSWWPVVGGLGVATGFGILSFYSVIAGWTLAYLYKAIVGGFGMNLTAADSEAIFGEIVGDPLLAIVLTVAFLLLTILVVRGGVSGGIERATKVLMPLLFILLVILAIRAVTLPGAMEGVSYLFKPDFSEITTSVAMNALGQALFSLSLGMGAMITYGSYFPKSENLPIAGVSVAVFDTLIAVLAGLIIFPALFAVGVEPGAGPSLVFVVLPTIFDSLPAGGFFAIAFYFLLTIAALTSTISLLEVVVSYFVDERGWSRNKAAWVLGSTCMVLAVPSALSQGANATLTNMAGGGFLNLQNIIWGNFSLSIGALLICVFVGWKWGVPAARASLEGGGFALPAAGLWSFLIRFVCPVAVAIVLIFIIVTGNYF; this comes from the coding sequence ATGGCGATCGCGCCCTCCGACCGAGGATTATGGACCTCGAAGACCGGCTTCATCCTCGCCGCAGCGGGATCAGCGATCGGTCTTGGCAACATCTGGCGTTTCCCGTTTACGGCGGGTGAGAACGGTGGCGGAGCCTTCGTGCTCATCTACCTCATGTTCGTTGCGTTGATCGGAATACCGGTCCTCCTCGCGGAGCTTTCGATCGGCCGTCAGACCGAACGGAATCCCGTCGGCGCATTCAAGGCACTTGTTCCGGGCTCCTGGTGGCCTGTCGTAGGCGGACTCGGCGTTGCCACCGGATTCGGCATCCTTTCCTTTTACAGTGTCATCGCAGGGTGGACGCTCGCGTATCTCTACAAGGCGATTGTCGGCGGCTTCGGCATGAATCTCACGGCGGCAGATAGCGAAGCGATATTCGGAGAGATTGTCGGTGATCCTCTGCTCGCGATCGTACTCACTGTCGCCTTTCTCCTGCTTACTATCCTCGTTGTGCGTGGCGGCGTCTCCGGAGGAATCGAACGGGCGACGAAGGTCCTGATGCCACTTCTCTTCATCCTCCTTGTCATTCTTGCTATTCGGGCCGTGACGTTGCCCGGCGCGATGGAGGGCGTGTCGTACCTGTTCAAGCCTGATTTCTCCGAGATCACGACGAGCGTGGCCATGAACGCGCTGGGGCAGGCACTATTCAGCCTGAGCCTCGGGATGGGTGCGATGATCACCTATGGATCCTACTTCCCGAAATCGGAGAACCTGCCTATCGCCGGCGTCTCGGTGGCCGTCTTCGACACCCTGATCGCTGTATTGGCCGGATTGATCATCTTCCCGGCCCTCTTCGCCGTGGGCGTTGAGCCGGGTGCAGGTCCGAGCCTGGTCTTTGTCGTGCTGCCAACCATATTCGACAGCCTCCCGGCCGGGGGCTTCTTCGCCATCGCGTTTTATTTCCTGCTCACGATCGCCGCTCTTACGTCAACAATAAGCTTGCTTGAGGTCGTCGTCTCATATTTCGTGGACGAGCGTGGCTGGTCGCGCAACAAAGCCGCATGGGTGCTCGGAAGCACGTGTATGGTGCTGGCTGTGCCGTCGGCGCTGTCGCAGGGCGCGAATGCTACCTTGACGAACATGGCCGGTGGCGGCTTCCTGAATCTGCAGAACATCATCTGGGGAAATTTCTCCCTGAGTATCGGTGCGCTGCTGATATGTGTGTTCGTCGGCTGGAAATGGGGCGTGCCTGCTGCGCGCGCGTCACTGGAGGGCGGCGGTTTCGCCTTGCCGGCCGCAGGGCTGTGGAGCTTCCTGATCCGCTTTGTATGCCCGGTAGCAGTCGCGATTGTGCTGATCTTTATCATCGTGACGGGCAACTACTTCTAG
- a CDS encoding HlyC/CorC family transporter has protein sequence MMTLAVEFLIFCLLLGASAMFSGSEVALFSLDWSARDLLAESTDKASKRVLKLLEHPRELLVSILILNTIVNVAAAMIAAVATAQVALAFQWNPVLTVILEVIVLAFVILVVSEITPKLLARRNSIRFSRHVSTVLLPFHKILHPLSRSISGLTKSLHGRFSPLRPLSGDDVKVMAEIGEAHGTLEEAERELIHSIVEFGETTVKEVMVSRLDIIAIEVSTGIDDALEIIRSSSHSRLPLYVEHLDNILGIIHAKDLLPNLTHNGEPNRAVNWQSIARKAIFVPTGKKLDDLLKEFQATKTHVAIAVDEYGGTAGLVTLEDILEEIVGDIRDEYDDAEEALYEKIGKNAYRCDARLDLDDLNDILGLAIDTDVFDFETLGGLILHLSGAIPPVNDVFTYHGLKITVKEVDDRRIKSADVVLIDRDVTSSGG, from the coding sequence GTGATGACGCTTGCGGTGGAATTCCTCATCTTCTGCCTGCTCCTGGGAGCGTCTGCCATGTTCTCCGGTAGCGAGGTCGCTCTGTTCTCCCTCGACTGGAGCGCTCGCGACCTCCTCGCCGAATCGACCGACAAGGCCAGCAAGCGGGTACTGAAGCTGCTCGAGCATCCCCGCGAGCTGCTCGTTTCGATTCTCATCCTCAACACGATCGTCAACGTAGCCGCGGCCATGATCGCGGCAGTCGCTACCGCTCAAGTTGCTCTTGCGTTTCAGTGGAACCCGGTCCTCACCGTAATCCTCGAGGTCATCGTTCTTGCGTTCGTCATTCTGGTCGTGAGCGAGATCACACCAAAGCTGCTCGCACGGCGCAACTCGATTCGTTTCAGCCGCCATGTGTCTACCGTCCTTCTTCCATTCCACAAGATCCTGCATCCGCTGTCACGCTCAATTTCGGGCCTCACAAAATCTCTCCACGGTCGCTTTAGTCCACTGCGACCGCTCTCCGGCGACGACGTCAAGGTGATGGCGGAAATCGGTGAAGCCCATGGAACGCTGGAAGAGGCGGAGCGGGAGCTAATCCACTCCATCGTCGAGTTCGGAGAAACGACGGTCAAAGAAGTGATGGTGAGCCGTCTGGATATTATCGCGATCGAGGTCTCCACCGGAATCGACGATGCGCTTGAGATCATCCGATCAAGTAGCCATTCGCGCCTTCCGCTCTACGTCGAGCACCTGGACAACATACTCGGCATCATCCACGCAAAGGACCTTCTCCCCAATCTGACCCACAACGGTGAGCCGAACCGCGCCGTCAACTGGCAGTCCATAGCGCGCAAAGCCATCTTTGTCCCCACGGGAAAGAAGCTTGATGATCTCCTGAAGGAATTTCAAGCGACGAAGACACATGTAGCGATTGCAGTCGACGAGTACGGAGGAACGGCCGGACTCGTGACGCTTGAGGACATCCTCGAAGAGATCGTGGGAGACATTCGTGACGAGTACGACGATGCTGAGGAAGCGCTGTACGAGAAGATCGGGAAGAACGCATATCGCTGCGATGCCCGCCTGGATCTCGACGACCTGAATGACATTCTCGGACTGGCGATAGATACCGACGTGTTCGACTTCGAAACACTCGGCGGACTCATACTGCACCTTTCAGGGGCCATACCGCCCGTCAACGATGTCTTCACCTATCATGGCCTCAAGATCACGGTGAAAGAGGTCGACGATCGGCGAATCAAGTCGGCTGATGTCGTGTTGATCGACCGCGACGTCACATCATCGGGTGGGTGA
- a CDS encoding amidophosphoribosyltransferase: MTEVKEYCGVFGILNSSDTSRSIYYGLHALQHRGQESCGIVTSTFDEHKKRKVMPTHRDFGLVLDVFDDPDIFDTKLLGAAGIGHNRYSTSGSAGNRSNIQPFVVSYRNGNLALAHNGNLSNARELRRTFSERGTLFQSTSDSELILHLIAQSRRRKRIDQILDALSQLEGAFSLVILTDEELIAVRDPNGFRPLALGRVPGGGTDGSDSYCVASETCAFDLIGAEYVRDVLPGEVVVIDRNGCENGDFRSYSLPSRYGVSQCVFEYVYFSRPDSKVFGEMVDKVRRKIGKQLAHDAPVPVVSPEEKQPIVISVPDSSNTAALGYVSECQKMGHRCRFEIGLIRNHYVGRTFISPGQDMREQRVRCKFNTVEGVLKDRIVVVVDDSIVRGTTAKLLVRMLREAGAREVHFRVSSPPVISPCYYGMDFPSYEELFANQFDNELARMQSWLEVDSLGYLSVEGLMDAVKSSSRSEHGFCNACFSANYPVPVEIGVAKEENDW, from the coding sequence ATGACAGAAGTCAAGGAATACTGCGGCGTCTTCGGCATTCTCAACTCGTCCGATACGTCACGCTCGATTTACTACGGACTGCACGCCCTGCAGCACAGAGGACAGGAATCGTGCGGAATCGTGACCTCAACTTTTGACGAACACAAGAAGCGCAAGGTGATGCCCACGCATCGCGACTTCGGCCTGGTGCTGGACGTGTTCGACGATCCCGACATATTCGATACGAAACTGCTGGGAGCAGCAGGAATCGGCCACAATCGTTATTCCACGAGCGGGTCCGCGGGCAACCGATCCAATATCCAGCCCTTCGTGGTGAGCTATCGGAACGGAAACCTGGCGCTTGCTCACAACGGCAATCTCTCGAACGCCCGCGAACTTCGCCGAACATTCAGCGAGCGCGGTACCCTGTTTCAGTCGACCAGTGACAGCGAGCTGATCCTGCACCTGATCGCGCAGAGCAGGCGCCGGAAACGCATCGATCAGATTCTCGACGCGCTGTCGCAGCTCGAGGGCGCGTTCTCTCTCGTGATCCTGACGGATGAGGAGCTCATCGCCGTTCGCGATCCGAATGGCTTTCGACCTCTCGCCCTGGGTCGCGTGCCTGGAGGGGGCACAGATGGCAGCGATAGCTACTGCGTCGCAAGCGAGACCTGCGCGTTCGACCTGATCGGCGCCGAGTACGTTCGTGATGTGCTTCCGGGAGAGGTTGTCGTCATCGATCGCAATGGATGTGAGAATGGAGACTTCCGATCGTATTCACTTCCAAGCAGGTACGGCGTAAGTCAGTGTGTTTTCGAATACGTCTATTTCTCGCGACCCGACTCCAAGGTTTTCGGCGAGATGGTAGACAAGGTCCGGCGAAAGATCGGAAAGCAGCTGGCGCACGATGCACCCGTACCCGTCGTATCGCCGGAGGAAAAACAGCCGATCGTGATATCCGTGCCTGACTCCTCGAACACGGCCGCCCTGGGGTATGTCTCTGAATGTCAGAAGATGGGGCACCGCTGTCGATTTGAGATTGGCCTCATCCGCAATCACTACGTGGGACGGACGTTCATCTCTCCAGGCCAGGACATGCGTGAGCAGCGGGTCCGGTGCAAGTTCAACACAGTGGAAGGCGTGCTGAAGGACAGAATTGTCGTAGTGGTTGACGATTCAATCGTGCGAGGAACGACAGCCAAATTGCTGGTCCGGATGCTTCGGGAGGCGGGTGCCCGCGAAGTCCACTTCCGGGTCTCGTCACCGCCGGTGATCAGTCCATGCTATTATGGGATGGACTTCCCGAGCTACGAGGAATTGTTTGCCAATCAGTTCGACAACGAGCTGGCGAGAATGCAGTCGTGGCTGGAGGTGGACTCCCTCGGCTATCTCTCCGTCGAAGGCCTGATGGACGCGGTGAAATCGTCCAGCCGATCCGAGCACGGATTCTGCAATGCGTGCTTCAGCGCCAACTATCCGGTGCCGGTGGAGATAGGCGTAGCGAAAGAAGAGAACGATTGGTAG
- a CDS encoding glycosyltransferase family 4 protein: MPPSLRLLVVVNVYSPDLGGGILFSDLLEGLVERGVDVTVRCAYPYYPEWTDKTGRNGLAIHRYEDRGVHVERLGIYIPGNPNSLVQRMVYESSFFFSLLRTLPGSRRFDLVMAYCPLVGGVAFGAVLKLLYRKRLWLNVQDLSAAAAAAGGIASGGIIGKVLESIQSVLFNRAEVWSTISPVMREKLSPIARHDQPVLLFPNWMHRSLEEAVQQFPRDPNHRPASPVRLLYSGNLGTKQDLQRLCESLRSSDVDFIFDIRAAGSTARALREWAARGQDDRFQLSGLSDEDDFAKALQQADLFVITEKSGSGGSFIPSKLVPAAAAGTPVLAISDRDSPLGAEVIENQIGIHHTWDDVHRVADTLAGLASNPNYASWQKNSRKRASYYARDAVIDRYYRHIVEVAADRSPSADDDE; this comes from the coding sequence ATGCCCCCCTCCCTTCGATTACTCGTCGTGGTCAATGTCTATTCGCCTGACCTGGGCGGAGGCATTCTGTTCAGCGACCTGCTCGAAGGACTTGTCGAGCGAGGGGTCGACGTCACCGTAAGATGTGCATACCCGTACTACCCTGAGTGGACGGACAAGACGGGGCGCAACGGCCTGGCAATCCACCGCTACGAAGACCGCGGTGTTCACGTGGAGCGACTCGGGATCTATATCCCGGGCAATCCCAACTCTCTCGTGCAACGCATGGTGTACGAGTCCTCGTTCTTCTTTTCTCTTCTCCGGACGCTGCCGGGCAGCCGCCGGTTCGATCTCGTGATGGCGTACTGCCCCCTGGTCGGAGGCGTAGCATTTGGAGCGGTACTTAAACTGCTGTATCGCAAGAGACTGTGGCTCAATGTTCAGGACCTCTCAGCCGCAGCGGCGGCCGCCGGTGGAATAGCTTCGGGTGGCATCATCGGAAAAGTGCTGGAGTCTATCCAGTCTGTACTGTTCAACCGCGCAGAAGTGTGGAGTACCATCTCTCCTGTCATGCGCGAAAAGCTTAGCCCCATCGCCCGTCACGACCAGCCCGTGCTGCTTTTCCCGAACTGGATGCATCGATCGCTGGAAGAGGCTGTGCAGCAGTTTCCAAGGGACCCCAATCACCGCCCCGCTTCACCTGTCCGCCTGCTGTATTCAGGAAATCTCGGCACGAAGCAGGACCTTCAGCGCCTGTGCGAAAGCCTTCGGTCGAGCGATGTGGATTTCATCTTCGACATCCGCGCGGCGGGGAGCACCGCCAGGGCCCTGCGCGAGTGGGCCGCCAGAGGACAGGACGATCGGTTTCAACTGTCGGGTCTGTCCGACGAAGATGACTTCGCAAAGGCCCTCCAACAGGCTGACCTGTTTGTGATTACGGAAAAAAGTGGATCCGGAGGCTCATTCATTCCGAGCAAACTCGTGCCGGCCGCAGCCGCGGGTACACCCGTCCTCGCCATCAGTGACCGCGACAGCCCGCTCGGCGCCGAAGTGATCGAGAATCAAATTGGAATCCACCACACGTGGGACGATGTTCACAGAGTCGCCGATACGCTCGCCGGCCTGGCCTCCAATCCGAATTATGCATCGTGGCAAAAGAACAGCCGGAAGCGGGCGTCTTACTACGCACGCGACGCGGTCATCGATCGTTATTATCGACACATCGTCGAGGTCGCAGCGGACAGGTCGCCGTCTGCTGACGACGACGAGTGA